The following proteins are co-located in the Sandaracinaceae bacterium genome:
- a CDS encoding alpha/beta hydrolase, protein MSESNVVENELGWVARGRGGRGVLLLHGWMTTGAVWDPLLQGLDLGALGCVVPDLRGVGLSAAVSGPHDLDTYAADVWRVARAAGLDRPILVGHSMGGQLAQRIAAEHPSAFSGLVLLNPVPASGLPLPPDALALFSSAGGDATKLGTILDMACTALTAADRARLLDVALSIAPETIRAMLGVWTAGGFTSRLADIRAPTLVVSTDDPFLPPDLLDATVTSRIEGARREHLPGCGHYPLVERAADTAVILERFVATLPT, encoded by the coding sequence ATGAGCGAGTCGAACGTGGTCGAGAACGAGCTTGGGTGGGTCGCGCGCGGGCGGGGCGGCCGCGGGGTGCTGCTGCTGCACGGGTGGATGACGACGGGGGCCGTGTGGGATCCGCTGCTCCAGGGGCTCGACCTCGGCGCGCTCGGCTGCGTCGTCCCAGACCTCCGCGGGGTCGGGCTCAGCGCGGCGGTGAGCGGGCCGCACGACCTCGACACGTACGCTGCCGATGTGTGGCGCGTCGCGCGGGCTGCTGGCCTGGACCGCCCGATACTGGTGGGACACAGCATGGGGGGACAGCTCGCCCAGCGGATCGCCGCGGAGCATCCGTCCGCGTTCTCGGGTTTGGTGCTGCTCAACCCGGTGCCCGCGTCGGGCCTCCCGTTGCCTCCCGACGCGCTCGCGCTGTTCTCGAGCGCTGGAGGGGACGCGACGAAGCTCGGCACCATATTGGACATGGCCTGCACGGCCCTGACGGCGGCCGACCGCGCGCGGCTGCTCGACGTGGCGCTGTCCATCGCTCCTGAAACCATCCGGGCCATGCTCGGCGTCTGGACCGCCGGGGGCTTCACGTCTCGCCTCGCCGACATCCGCGCTCCCACGCTGGTCGTGTCCACGGACGATCCGTTCCTGCCGCCCGACCTCCTGGATGCCACCGTCACGTCTCGCATCGAGGGCGCGCGCCGCGAGCACCTGCCGGGGTGCGGACACTACCCGTTGGTCGAGCGCGCGGCCGACACGGCCGTGATCCTCGAACGGTTCGTGGCCACGCTGCCCACCTGA
- a CDS encoding N-formylglutamate amidohydrolase, with translation MAPILSTLGDAAEVIGGRADVSVVLCCEHASERLPGRWRWSPSDARLAGTHWAFDLGAADLTRELADRLGAPAVLARFSRLLVDPNRPEDSPTLFRDVAEGLPVELNVSLREEDRVQRLAEFYRPYHAALDATVQASLAPVLFSVHSFTDEYEGQPRAMELGVLYNHEDALGLALHAHLVSDGYRALANEPYSGKDGFMHSADTHSLRHRRRAVELEVRQDLCVDPAYRARLVRSLEAFLTGVGA, from the coding sequence ATGGCACCCATCCTCTCCACGCTCGGCGACGCGGCCGAGGTCATCGGCGGCCGCGCCGACGTCTCGGTGGTCTTGTGCTGTGAGCACGCCTCTGAGCGCCTCCCGGGACGGTGGCGCTGGTCTCCGAGCGACGCGCGCCTCGCGGGCACGCACTGGGCATTCGACCTCGGCGCGGCGGACCTGACGCGCGAGCTCGCGGACAGGCTCGGCGCGCCGGCCGTCCTGGCGCGCTTCAGTCGCCTCTTGGTGGACCCCAACCGCCCCGAGGACTCTCCCACGCTCTTCCGAGACGTGGCCGAGGGCCTGCCCGTGGAGCTGAACGTGAGCTTGCGCGAGGAGGACCGTGTGCAGCGCCTCGCGGAGTTCTACCGGCCCTACCACGCCGCGCTCGACGCCACGGTCCAAGCGAGCCTCGCGCCCGTGCTGTTCTCCGTGCACTCGTTCACGGACGAGTACGAAGGTCAGCCGCGGGCCATGGAGCTCGGGGTGCTCTACAACCACGAGGACGCGCTCGGGCTCGCGCTGCACGCCCACCTCGTCTCCGACGGCTACCGCGCGCTAGCCAACGAGCCCTACTCGGGCAAGGACGGCTTCATGCACTCGGCCGACACCCACTCGCTACGCCACAGGCGGAGAGCGGTGGAGCTCGAGGTGCGGCAAGATCTGTGCGTCGACCCTGCGTACCGTGCGCGGCTCGTGCGGAGCCTCGAGGCGTTCCTCACGGGCGTGGGTGCCTGA
- a CDS encoding phosphoribosylaminoimidazolesuccinocarboxamide synthase — MHQGLKATLDETDLDVLGEKYEGKVRDNYTRDGKRYIVVTDRISAFDRVLGTLPFKGQVLNGLAAWWFEQTKDLVPNHVLDVPDPNVMVGIECEPLPVEMIMRGYITGVTSTSIWTHYAAGSRSFCGHELPEGLKKHQKLPEALLTPSTKAPKGDHDVSASREEILAMGRMSARDFDEAAEYARALFAAGQKHCAERGLILVDTKYEFGKTPDGRIVVIDEIHTPDSSRFWYQSTYGARFEAGEDPESFDKEYVRRWLKAEGYSGDGPAPTIPDDVRVEASRRYIEACDQVRGDAFVPDTQAPLARIRKNLGL, encoded by the coding sequence CTGCACCAGGGCCTCAAGGCCACCCTCGATGAGACCGATCTGGACGTCCTCGGCGAAAAGTACGAGGGCAAGGTCCGCGACAACTACACGCGCGACGGCAAGCGCTACATCGTGGTGACCGACCGCATCAGCGCGTTCGATCGCGTGCTGGGGACGCTCCCGTTCAAGGGGCAGGTGCTGAACGGCCTCGCCGCGTGGTGGTTCGAGCAGACCAAGGATCTCGTCCCCAACCACGTGCTGGACGTGCCCGACCCCAACGTGATGGTGGGCATCGAGTGTGAGCCGCTGCCCGTCGAGATGATCATGCGCGGGTACATCACCGGCGTGACCTCCACCAGCATCTGGACGCACTACGCGGCCGGCTCGCGCTCCTTCTGCGGCCACGAGCTGCCCGAGGGGCTGAAGAAGCACCAGAAGCTGCCCGAGGCGCTGCTGACCCCGTCCACCAAGGCGCCGAAGGGCGACCACGACGTCAGCGCGTCGCGCGAGGAGATCCTGGCCATGGGGCGCATGTCGGCCCGTGACTTCGACGAGGCCGCCGAGTACGCGCGCGCGCTCTTCGCGGCCGGTCAGAAGCACTGCGCAGAGCGCGGGCTGATCCTGGTCGACACCAAGTACGAGTTCGGCAAGACGCCGGACGGCCGCATCGTGGTCATCGACGAGATCCACACGCCCGACTCGTCACGCTTCTGGTACCAGAGCACCTACGGCGCACGCTTCGAGGCGGGCGAGGACCCGGAGTCGTTCGACAAGGAGTACGTCCGCCGCTGGCTCAAGGCCGAGGGCTACTCGGGCGACGGCCCGGCGCCGACCATCCCGGACGACGTGCGGGTGGAGGCGTCTCGCCGCTACATCGAGGCCTGCGACCAGGTGCGCGGCGACGCCTTCGTGCCGGACACGCAGGCCCCGCTCGCCCGCATCCGCAAGAACCTCGGGCTCTGA